The Clostridium sp. DL-VIII DNA window AAAAAATAATACAATTATTCCTACCAATCCATAAATTAAATATTGTACCTCCATTTTTAACGCTCCCCATTTTCTTTACTCAGCTATCTGTGCATTATTTCCTGCTACATAATTATTCCCCACTCTTATTCCTCTTTCTCTTGCTAATGATAACAGATAATCATATCTCTTTCTCGCAACATTTTCTGAATAAATTGCTACTTCTATCAATTTATCATCGTTAACATTATTAAACATGCTGCGTGCAACATCTATTTCCATCTTTGCAATTTCCATATCTTCTATCAATTTGGTATACATATCAGAATCATCAGCCTTGTTCATCAGGTATTCTACAATATTTTTTTTCATGTAAATCCCTCCAAAAACTTCTTATTACCATTCTATCCATTTGTTGGTAAAAATATACATGATATAAATTTATATTTTTGCTTAATTTTGTAACATTTTTTTAATTATTTTG harbors:
- a CDS encoding YaaL family protein, with the translated sequence MKKNIVEYLMNKADDSDMYTKLIEDMEIAKMEIDVARSMFNNVNDDKLIEVAIYSENVARKRYDYLLSLARERGIRVGNNYVAGNNAQIAE